A window of the Emys orbicularis isolate rEmyOrb1 chromosome 1, rEmyOrb1.hap1, whole genome shotgun sequence genome harbors these coding sequences:
- the LOC135890224 gene encoding claw keratin-like, protein MTFSSLCYPECGVARPSPVTGSSNEPCVRQCPDSEVVIRPSPVVVTLPGPILSNFPQQSDVAAVGAPVVGAGFGGSYGLGGLYGYGGHYGGLYGLGRLGGYGGRYGYGGLLGNGGYCGYPGLYGYGGLWGNGGHCGYPGLYGYGGLSGSGVSCHRYLSGSSGPC, encoded by the coding sequence atgactttctccagcctgtgctatccagaatgcggGGTGGCCCGACCCAGTCCAGTCACTGGCAGCTCCAACGAgccgtgcgttaggcagtgccctgactccgaagtggtgatcagaccctcaccGGTTGTCGTGACCCTCCCCGGACCAATTCTCAGCAATTTCCCTCAACAGAGCGATGTGGCAGCTGTAGGAGCACCTGTGGTCGGAGCCGGTTTCGGAGGCTCCTATGGTTTGGGGGGATTGTACGGCTATGGAGGCCATTACGGAGGATTGTATGGTTTAGGGAGATTAGGTGGTTACGGTGGCCgttatggttatgggggattattgGGCAATGGGGGATACTGTGGTTACCCAGGCCtttatggttatgggggattatggggaaatgggggacactGCGGTTACCCGGGCCtttatggttatgggggattaagTGGTTCCGGGGTATCTTGCCATAGGTACCTGAGTGGAAGCAGTGGGCCATGTTAA
- the LOC135891608 gene encoding claw keratin-like, whose translation MTFSSLCYPECGVARPSPVTGSSNEPCVRQCPDSEVVIRPSPVVVTLPGPILSNFPQQSEVAAVGAPVVGAGFGGSYGLGGLYGYGGHYGGLYGLGRLGGYGGRYGYGGLLGNGGYCGYPRLYGYGGLWGNGGHCGYPGLYGYGGLWGYGGHYGYPGLYGYGGLSGSGVSCHRYLSGSSGPC comes from the coding sequence atgactttctccagcctgtgctatccagaatgcggGGTGGCCCGACCCAGTCCAGTCACTGGCAGCTCCAACGAgccgtgcgttaggcagtgccctgactccgaagtggtgatcagaccctcaccGGTTGTCGTGACCCTCCCCGGACCAATTCTCAGCAATTTCCCTCAACAGAGCGAAGTGGCAGCTGTAGGAGCACCTGTGGTCGGAGCCGGTTTCGGAGGCTCCTATGGTTTGGGGGGATTGTACGGCTATGGAGGCCATTACGGAGGATTGTATGGTTTAGGGAGATTAGGTGGTTACGGTGGCCgttatggttatgggggattattgGGCAATGGGGGATACTGTGGTTACCCACGCCtttatggttatgggggattatggggaaatgggggacactGCGGTTACCCAGGCCtttatggttatgggggattatgggGATATGGGGGACACTACGGTTACCCGGGCCtttatggttatgggggattaagTGGTTCCGGGGTATCTTGCCATAGGTACCTCAGTGGAAGCAGTGGGCCATGTTAA
- the LOC135890357 gene encoding claw keratin-like produces MTFSSLCYPECGVARPSPVTGSSNEPCVRQCPDSEVVIRPSPVVVTLPGPILSNFPQQSEVAAVGAPVVGAGFGGSYGLGGLYGYGGHYGGLYGLGRLGGYGGRYGYGGLLGNGGYCGYPGLYGYGGLWGNGGHCGYPGLYGYGGLWGYGGHCGYPGLYGYGGFSGSGVSCHRYVSGSSGPC; encoded by the coding sequence atgactttctccagcctgtgctatccagaatgcggGGTGGCCCGACCCAGTCCAGTCACTGGCAGCTCCAACGAgccgtgcgttaggcagtgccctgactccgaagtggtgatcagaccctcaccGGTTGTCGTGACCCTCCCCGGACCAATTCTCAGCAATTTCCCTCAACAGAGCGAAGTGGCAGCTGTAGGAGCACCTGTGGTCGGAGCCGGTTTCGGAGGCTCCTATGGTTTGGGGGGATTGTACGGCTATGGAGGCCATTACGGAGGATTGTATGGTTTAGGGAGATTAGGTGGTTACGGTGGCCgttatggttatgggggattattgGGCAATGGGGGATACTGTGGTTACCCAGGCCtttatggttatgggggattatggggaaatgggggacactGCGGTTACCCAGGCCtttatggttatgggggattatgggGATATGGGGGACACTGCGGTTACCCGGGCCtttatggttatgggggatttAGTGGTTCCGGGGTATCTTGCCATAGATACGTCAGTGGAAGCAGTGGGCCATGTTAA